The proteins below are encoded in one region of Lactuca sativa cultivar Salinas chromosome 3, Lsat_Salinas_v11, whole genome shotgun sequence:
- the LOC111877061 gene encoding uncharacterized protein LOC111877061: MPPGLSILKNSSTPPDWKLSPIFTEYYARLKTLFDQLANVGNPVSEMKMVLQLISGLSRGDSDTIATLIQQSDPLSTFNKARSQLLLEETRCLKQDQHNQHDLVTQHPDSSQSQIDSTQSHENSSSGRELLWWWTGWTWTQPRRNGERMR; encoded by the coding sequence ATGCCACCAGGTCTGTCTATCTTGAAGAATAGTTCAACACCACCAGATTGGAAGCTTTCTCCAATTTTCACCGAGTACTATGCACGCCTAAAAACTCTCTTCGATCAACTAGCGAATGTAGGAAATCCCGTGTCGGAGATGAAGATGGTTTTACAATTGATCTCAGGTCTTAGTCGAGGCGATTCTGATACTATCGCCACGCTCATCCAGCAATCTGACCCTCTGTCGACCTTTAACAAAGCAAGGTCTCAGTTGCTCCTGGAAGAAACTCGATGCCTCAAACAAGATCAACACAACCAACACGACCTCGTTACCCAACATCCAGATTCGTCTCAATCTCAAATTGATTCGACTCAATCTCACGAAAATTCTTCTTCAGGACGTGAATTATTGTGGTGGTGGACGGGGTGGACATGGACACAACCGAGGAGGAATGGGGAGAGGATGAGGTAG